The genomic interval TTTCCTGCAACCAATTCACTAGATGGTTCAGGCGAGTACGGATTGAGTTAACGTTCCAGGTTGCGACTTTCAAGGGTGCCTAGCCATATACAGGGATCTAAAAATACTTGTAGGGACGTTGCCGGTAACGTCCCTACAAATAAAAGTTATGAAGGGTGGAATTAAATCTGTTCAAGCATCGCTAGGGGCTAGGGCGTGTTTTAAAGCCTTCGGGTCGTTTTCTTGACTCTTGGTGGTCCCCCTAAATCCCCCTTATTAAGGGGGACTTTGGATGGTTTGGCTCCCTGTTTTTCAAGGCTACGGTGTACACACAAGTCGATCGCTGATTCGTTTTCCGAAAACCTGATCCTCCACAACCTTGATTTCTCGTTGCCGGTTCTCAATAAGCCGAGATTATTGAGATTTCAGCCAATTTCCAAAGTTGAGGCAGAGCAAGGGTTTCAGGACTTGTGTTCACAGATTTCCGACTTGTGTGTACACGGTAGGTTTTTCAAGGAGGGCTGGGGAGGATCAAGGGTTTTAAAGCACTGCCTAGTTGAGCCTACCTCTGTCCAGGGAATGGTTTAAAGAAACCACTCGTACAATTTACCTATCCTTCAGCAGGATAAATACTGACTTTCTTACGAGACTTGCCATAACGCTCGAACGTGACCACACCGCTAATCAGTGCAAACAGGGTGTCATCACTCCCTCGACCAACATTAGTACCCGGATGAATTTTGGTGCCCCGTTGCCGCACGAGAATGTTGCCTGCTTTGACAACTTCGCCACCATAACGCTTGACGCCTAAGCGCTGGGCGTTCGAGTCGCGACCATTACGAGTACTGCCTGTACCTTTCTTGTGAGCCATAGTGTCCTCTGTATCTTCCG from Kovacikia minuta CCNUW1 carries:
- the rpmA gene encoding 50S ribosomal protein L27, which translates into the protein MAHKKGTGSTRNGRDSNAQRLGVKRYGGEVVKAGNILVRQRGTKIHPGTNVGRGSDDTLFALISGVVTFERYGKSRKKVSIYPAEG